A single Gambusia affinis linkage group LG20, SWU_Gaff_1.0, whole genome shotgun sequence DNA region contains:
- the rbp3 gene encoding retinol-binding protein 3, whose product MAKTLFLVASLLLLGNVSFLHASFPPSLIEDLAKIVMNNYCSPEKLVGMKEDIAAATSNTEVLDIPDGKLLADVLSNGVQTTVSDPRLTVSYEPNYIPVVHPEMPPLPPEQLVTILQTSIKLDILEGNIGYLRIDHILGEEVAEKVGPLLVDLVWNKILPTSALIFDLRYTGSGDISGIPYIVSYLTEAEPVIHIDSIYDRPSNTTTKLMSMSTLLGERYSVAKPLIVLTSKNTKGISEDVAYCLQSLKRATIVGEKTAGGSVKVDKLKVGDTDFYVTVPTAKSINPITGSTWELTGVTPDVEVSAEDALATAIRIINLRAQVPGIIEESASLIANNYAFESVGADVAEKLRELLANGEFSSFVCKEGLETKLSADLKTLSGDKSLKTTTNTTALPPMEYSPEMYIELIKISFHTDVFENNIGYLRFDMFGDFEEVKPIAQIIVEHIWNKVVNTNAMIIDLRNNLGGPTTAIAGFCSYFFDGDKEIVLDKLYDRPSGTITELRTLDELTGVRYGSKKSLIILTSKATAGAAEEFVYIMKKLGRAMIIGETTAGDSHPPKVFPVGESNIFLSIPTVHSETSAGPAWEGVGVTPHIPAAADAALEVAKGIFNKHIGGQQ is encoded by the exons atggcaaagacTCTTTTTCTGGTGGCATCTTTGCTGCTTTTGGGgaatgtttcttttctgcatgCCTCATTTCCACCCAGCCTTATTGAAGATTTGGCAAAAATCGTCATGAACAACTACTGCTCACCAGAGAAGCTGGTGGGGATGAAGGAGGACATTGCAGCAGCCACAAGCAACACTGAAGTACTCGACATCCCAGACGGCAAATTACTGGCCGACGTCCTAAGCAATGGAGTCCAAACCACAGTGAGCGATCCACGGCTGACGGTCTCCTATGAGCCAAACTATATTCCTGTGGTTCACCCGGAGATGCCTCCACTGCCCCCTGAGCAGCTTGTTACTATTCTCCAGACATCCATCAAGCTAGACATCCTGGAAGGTAACATTGGCTACCTGAGAATTGATCACATCCTTGGGGAGGAGGTTGCTGAGAAGGTTGGTCCTTTGCTTGTAGACCTTGTCTGGAATAAAATCTTGCCCACCTCAGCTCTGATCTTTGACCTACGCTACACTGGTAGTGGGGACATCTCTGGCATCCCTTACATAGTCTCTTACCTTACCGAAGCCGAGCCTGTGATTCACATTGACAGCATATATGACCGACCCTCGAACACCACCACTAAGCTGATGTCTATGTCCACACTGTTGGGAGAGAGATACAGTGTGGCCAAGCCTCTGATTGTACTCActagcaaaaacacaaagggcATCTCTGAAGATGTTGCCTATTGCCTCCAGAGCCTGAAGAGAGCCACCATTGTCGGTGAGAAGACCGCTGGGGGCTCAGTGAAAGTTGATAAACTAAAAGTGGGCGACACCGACTTCTACGTTACGGTGCCTACCGCAAAGTCCATCAACCCCATTACAGGCTCAACCTGGGAGCTGACAGGTGTGACCCCAGATGTGGAAGTCAGTGCAGAAGATGCCCTTGCTACTGCAATCAGGATTATCAACCTCCGAGCTCAAGTTCCAGGCATCATTGAGGAATCAGCCAGCTTGATTGCCAACAATTACGCCTTTGAGAGTGTTGGAGCAGATGTTGCAGAGAAGCTGAGAGAGCTTCTGGCAAATGGAGAATTCAGCAGCTTTGTTTGTAAAGAAGGTCTGGAGACAAAGCTGTCAGCTGACCTCAAGACCCTTTCCGGTGACAAGAGTCTGAAGACCACCACCAACACCACAGCCCTACCACCAatg GAATATTCTCCAGAGATGTACATTGAGTTGATCAAAATCTCCTTCCACACTGATGTGTTCGAAAACAACATTGGCTATCTCCGATTTGACATGTTTGGAGACTTTGAAGAAGTCAAGCCGATTGCCCAGATTATTGTGGAGCACATCTGGAACAAAGTTGTGAACACAAATGCTATGATCATTGACCTCAG GAACAACCTTGGTGGACCGACAACAGCCATAGCGGGTTTCTGCTCTTACTTCTTCGATGGGGATAAGGAGATAGTTCTGGACAAACTCTATGACAGACCATCTGGAACCATAACTGAGCTGCGAACTCTGGATGAACTTACTG GTGTAAGGTATGGCTCCAAGAAAAGCCTCATCATCTTGACCAGCAAGGCTACGGCGGGTGCCGCGGAGGAGTTTGTTTACATCATGAAGAAGCTAGGCCGCGCCATGATTATTGGAGAGACCACTGCCGGGGATTCCCACCCACCAAAGGTCTTCCCTGTTGGTGAGAGCAACATCTTCCTCAGCATCCCCACGGTCCACTCCGAGACTTCAGCCGGACCAGCCTGGGAGGGAGTGGGTGTCACACCCCACATCCCTGCGGCGGCTGATGCTGCCCTTGAGGTGGCCAAGGGCATCTTCAACAAGCACATTGGAGGCCAGCAGTAA